From the genome of Erinaceus europaeus chromosome 1, mEriEur2.1, whole genome shotgun sequence:
CGCGGGCCGGGCCCcgggggcgggcggcgggcgggcggcggcgcgggcccggtggtggtggtgCGACAGCGGCAGGCGGCCAACGCGCGCGAGCGGGACCGCACGCAGAGCGTCAACACGGCCTTCACGGCGCTGCGCACGCTCATCCCCACCGAGCCGGTGGACCGCAAGCTGTCCAAGATCGAGACCCTGCGCCTGGCGTCCAGCTACATCGCGCACCTGGCCAACGTGTTGCTGCTGGGCGACGCGGCCGACGACGGGCAGCCCTGCTTCCGCGCGGCCGGCAGCGCCAAGAGCGCCGCCCCCACCGGCCCCGACGGCCGCCAGCCGCGCTCCATCTGCACCTTCTGCCTCAGCAACCAGCGCAAGGGGGTGAGTGCGCGGGGCCTGGCGTGTCAGGGGCGGCGGGGTGGGGCCCCTTAGGGCAAAAGCGGGGCAGACACCCGcctgaagacagacagacaggatgcACCACGTGGAGGTCATCGTGCAGAGCCCAGGGTTTGCGAAAAGGAACTGCCGTGTTCTCCGAACAGAAGGGGTACAGGGGGCATCTGGCCAAGCGCTCCCCTTACACTGAGCAAGGTccgcggttcaagcccctagtccccacctgcgggggcaaagtttcaccagtggtgaagcagggctgcaggcgtctgtctctcctctcaatttctcacggtctctatccaataataagtaaaatttaaaaggtgggtggtggtgcagggaagcCCAGAACAGGACTGATTTAGAGGATAGAGAGTGCTCAAGAGACGCCCCCTCTAACTACAGGCGTGTTGGGAAGAAGGCATGACGAAATAGCACCAAAGGCCTGCGTTTATTGAACTCTTCCTATGTGTGCGATGTGTTCCATGTCCTTTGTTTTCCGTCAAGGGAAGCAGGTGGGGGGGAGTAGTTATTCTTCTGTTTTGTCACTGGTGCACCCCTGAGGCTCAGAAAGCTGTGGTCACACGTTTACTCAGTCACTCCAGGTTTTCAGGATGTATTTTGCCCCAAATTAGCCCACCATAAAATATTGTCCCCATTCCTAAGACATGACCCAAGAGTAAGATGCTGAGAAGAAAAGGGGACTCACTTGACTACTGGCCAAGAGCTTGAGTTAGATGAACAGTAAGAGAAAAGAACATGGCCCCCTGAAGGCATCCAGATGAAAAGTGCTGCAGTGTTGGCAGAGGCACTGTGGAGTTGACTGAGCAGAGCTGGAGCTCATCTCCTGTGGTATGTGCTAGGTGTAGATGCCAACCAGGCTCGTAGGGGGTGGATGACACTGCCAGCTTCCAAGGTATTAGGGGGAGAGGGTCTCCCGGTAAGAGTCTGCTTCATGAAGGAGGCTGTTGCACCCCCcagctttttccctttttgttctggcCTTTTCATATGGTAAGGAAGTTTGGCTGTGTGACATCTTTGAATCCCAGCAGTTATCATTTGTATTTGAGGAAATAAAGGTTGAGAGTGTCCCAGTCTTACCCACAGCCTTTTGGGAAGTGAAAGGGCATGGAGCATTAGAGTTGGGCCTTTGAGCCCTCTGTCATTGGTTCTTAGGGATGCCCTGCATCCCCTGCTTCATTCTGTTCTAGGGAAACCTCTGTGTCCTCAACTCAGATTATCCCCTTATGACTCATCAGACTCCAGACCTGGCCTTACAACCCTCTGACTGCCTCCGTTTTCCTAAAAGAGTTCATCTTCTTAGACTCAAACTTGTACTCTCAAGAGTGTCTGCTGTTCCCAGTGCTCCCTGCTAGACTGGGAGGCCAGGGGCCATCAGTCATCCTTCTTGGGATGTGAAAGGCTGCTTTGGACCCTCGGTGATCCTCCTTGACTGCTTTCAGCCATTCATTCAGTTCGGCAAGCCTTAACCACCCAGCAGCTGCTGGCTGTGAATTCTGAGAAAATTGCCAATGCAGGTGGTAGATCAGCAACTGCCAGAGCAGCGGCAGGACCAGGACAAGGAGATGAAGACAAGGGTGCTGTGATCTGAGAGCGGAGTTAAGGAATGCAAAGGGACCTTAAGAGCCTATAGGAGGCCCCCAATCTAGGGCTAAATTCCTTATGCTTGGGAATAGAAACCAGTGGGTGAAAGGGTAGGGAAAGGTGCTCTTAGAGCAGAACAGAGCAAGGATTGGAGTCAGAAAGCATAAGCtagggaaggaaaaggggagactTTGAAGGCAGTGGAACACAGGGAGAACAGAGACTGGTGACAACCTGTGAGACATCTCTTCAAGCATTATTGGTATAAATCCCTCAACAACCAGGGAGACAATGGTGTAATTTTCTGCACCTGCTTCCAGGTGTTGTTACTCGTTCAGAGACACAGCCCCTGATGGAGCCAGAATTCTCAGACCCACCTGAGAAGTTGGGAAAGTTTAGTGCAGGAGGGTGTCTATCACTGTCTGCCTATAGCAGGTTGGCTGGGGGGGCCTGGGGTTCCCTGCTGGCTTAGGCCTGTCCCACAGATCAGGGGCCCTTGCCTGGATCTGGCTACTTCCTTGGGATCTGTGTATAGACTAAAAAACCCAACCAAATTTGGTTGCAAATTTTGGTTCTACACTCTCAACCTCACAGACTCCTCTGGGAATAGGTGAATAGGGAGATCCTGGCCAACTGTGGCCCCTCAAATCCTTGGTTGGAAGAAAACTGACTGTCTTGGGGAACCTCCAGAGAGTCTCCCTTTCTAAACTGTGGGGCCCAAAAAATTCT
Proteins encoded in this window:
- the TCF15 gene encoding transcription factor 15; translated protein: MAFALLRPVGAHVLYPDVRLLSEDEENRSESDASDQSFGCCEGLETARRGPGPGGGRRAGGGAGPVVVVRQRQAANARERDRTQSVNTAFTALRTLIPTEPVDRKLSKIETLRLASSYIAHLANVLLLGDAADDGQPCFRAAGSAKSAAPTGPDGRQPRSICTFCLSNQRKGGGRRDLGGSCLKVRGVAPLRVSRR